A DNA window from Castanea sativa cultivar Marrone di Chiusa Pesio chromosome 7, ASM4071231v1 contains the following coding sequences:
- the LOC142643671 gene encoding F-box/kelch-repeat protein At1g22040-like produces the protein MGSVLSLNNSRIEHHEVSQSDFCKRQRLSSDFCEENSRLIPSLPDEISLQILARLPRINYLKLKLVSQAWKATILSSELFKLRKELGKTEEWLYILTKVQNDKLLWYALDPLSRRWQRLPRMPNFAFEDESRKGLNALRMWNMVGSSIKIADVIRGWLGRKDAFDRMRLCGCAIGAVDGCLYVLGGFSRASTMKCVWRYDPILNVWSEATPMSIGRAYCKTGILNNKLYVVGGVSRSQGRLTPLQSAEVFDPITGVWSQIPSMPFTKAQVLPTAFLADLLKPIATGITSYRGRLFVPQSLYCWPFFVDVGGEVYDPEMNSWVEMPNGMGEGWPARQAGTKLSVTVDGELYALDPASSLDSAIIKVYDYQDDAWKVVAGDVPIRNFTASESPYLLASLRRKLHVVTKDANHNITVLEADILNHLASFPSAPSPLDDAIHEHAEAAAESETDLWKVLGTCSVGSAELVSCQTLCI, from the coding sequence ATGGGGTCTGTATTGAGCCTAAACAATTCGAGAATCGAGCACCATGAGGTTTCACAAAGTGACTTTTGCAAGAGGCAAAGGTTGTCATCAGACTTTTGTGAGGAGAATTCAAGATTGATTCCTAGTCTTCCTGATGAGATATCTTTACAGATTCTTGCTAGACTTCCTAGGATTAATTATTTGAAGCTTAAGTTGGTGTCTCAGGCCTGGAAGGCCACCATTCTAAGCTCTGAACTTTTCAAATTGAGAAAAGAACTTGGAAAAACAGAGGAATGGCTGTATATATTAACAAAGGTTCAAAATGATAAGCTACTATGGTATGCTTTGGACCCTCTTTCCCGAAGATGGCAGAGGCTGCCTCGAATGCCAAATTTTGCTTTTGAAGATGAATCTAGAAAGGGTTTGAATGCCCTTCGGATGTGGAATATGGTAGGCTCAAGTATCAAAATTGCTGATGTCATAAGGGGTTGGCTTGGGAGGAAGGATGCATTTGATAGAATGCGTCTTTGTGGTTGTGCTATTGGGGCTGTTGATGGCTGCCTCTATGTGCTAGGGGGATTCTCCAGAGCTTCAACCATGAAATGTGTCTGGCGGTATGATCCAATTTTAAATGTTTGGAGTGAAGCAACTCCTATGTCAATTGGTAGAGCTTATTGTAAGACAGGCATTTTGAACAATAAGCTTTATGTTGTTGGTGGGGTTTCTAGGAGTCAAGGTAGATTGACCCCACTTCAGTCTGCTGAAGTTTTCGATCCAATTACAGGTGTATGGTCTCAAATACCAAGCATGCCTTTTACAAAAGCTCAGGTGCTACCAACTGCCTTCCTGGCTGATCTGCTCAAGCCTATTGCCACTGGTATAACATCTTATAGGGGAAGATTATTTGTGCCTCAGAGTTTATATTGCTGGCCATTTTTTGTTGATGTGGGGGGGGAAGTTTATGATCCGGAGATGAATTCATGGGTTGAAATGCCAAATGGAATGGGAGAGGGCTGGCCTGCAAGGCAAGCAGGAACAAAATTGAGTGTGACTGTCGATGGTGAGCTATATGCACTGGATCCAGCTAGTTCTCTTGATAGTGCCATAATCAAGGTATATGATTACCAAGATGATGCTTGGAAAGTTGTTGCAGGAGATGTTCCCATCCGTAACTTCACTGCTTCAGAGTCTCCCTATCTACTAGCCAGTTTACGTAGGAAGCTTCATGTGGTCACTAAAGATGCCAATCACAATATTACTGTACTGGAGGCTGATATACTGAATCATTTAGCTTCCTTCCCATCAGCTCCATCGCCATTGGATGATGCCATTCATGAACATGCTGAAGCTGCTGCAGAATCGGAAACAGATCTTTGGAAGGTACTTGGCACTTGCAGTGTTGGGTCAGCTGAACTGGTTAGCTGTCAAACCCTTTGTATTTGA